The sequence below is a genomic window from Luteimonas sp. MC1825.
CCAGCGCCCATGCCGACACGGCCCGGCAGAGCAATGTCCGCGAAGCGTGACCAGCCGCCGGGGGATCCGCGCGTGGTGGCGCAGCGCCGCCGCGCGATGCGCACCGCGCTCGCGCTCGCGCTGGTCGCGGCGCTGGTGTACGTGGGCTTCATCCTGTCCGGGGTGATCGGGCGATGAGCAGGAAGACCTCCGGCATCGCCAAGATGCTGCTGGCCTCGCTGGCGGCGTTCGCGTTCACGTTCTCGCTGGTGCCGCTGTACCGCATCGCCTGCGAGAAGGTGTTCGGCATCCGCCTGGACAACACCGCGGTCGATGCCGGCGCCTATGCCACCCGCGGTGCGGACGCGGAGGCGCGCGTGGTGACCGTGGAGTTCGATGGCGGCGTGAATTCCAAGCTGCCGTGGTCGTTCCGTCCCAACCAGTTCACCATGCAGGTGCGCGTGGGCGAGCAGTACGAGACCACCTACTACGCGCACAACAACAGCGACCGCACGGTCGTGGGCAGCGCCACGCCGTCGGTCGCGCCGGCGCGCGCCTCGGGCTACTTCGCCAAGACCGAGTGCTTCTGCTTCACCGCGCAGACGCTGCACGCCGGCGAGACGCGCGACATGCCGGTACGCTTCATCATCGACCCGTCGCTGCCCAAGGACGTCAAGACGATCACGCTGTCCTATACCTTCTTCAAGAACGACGTCCTGACCGCGCGCGAGCAAGCCGCGGGTCCGGCGTCGGCCCACGTGCCGCGCGCGGCACCCTGATCAGGCAACAACGGAAACCGACATGGCACAGGCCCACGCCGAGCAGCACGACCCCACCGCCTACTTCGTCCCGCACCACAGCAAGTGGCCGCTGTTCGCGTCGATGGCGTTGTTCGTCACCATGTTCGGCCTGGCGACCTGGTTCAACGAGGTCGACTGGGGCCGCAGCGTGTTCTTCGTCGGCATCGCGGGCCTGGCGGCGATCCTGTTCAAGTGGTTCGCCGACGTGATCCTCGAGTCGGTGTCGGGCTTCTACAACAAGCAGGTCGACGGCTCGTTCCGGATGGGGATGGTGTGGTTCATCTTCTCCGAAGTGATGTTCTTCGGCGCCTTCTTCGGCGCGCTGTTCTACGCGCGCATGCTGGTGCAGCCGTGGCTGGGTGGCGCCGGCGACGGCATGATGACCAACGTGCTGCTGTGGGAGGGCTACACCCCGGCGTGGCCGTCGGCCGGCCCTGGCAACGTGGGCGGCGTGTTCCAGACCATCCCGGCGTGGGGCCTGCCGCTGCTCAACACGCTGATCCTGCTGTCGTCGGGCGTCACGCTGACGATCGCGCACCATGCGCTGAAGGCCGGCCACCGCAAGCCGCTGATGTGGTTCCTCGGCATCACCGTGCTGCTCGGCTGCCTGTTCCTGTTCTTCCAGGTGGAGGAGTACATCCACGCCTACCGCGAGCTCAACCTCACGCTGGGCTCGGGCATCTACGGCTCCACGTTCTTCATGCTGACCGGCTTCCACGGCGCGCACGTCACGCTCGGCACGCTGATGCTGGCGATCATCTGGCTGCGCTGCGCCAAGGGTCACTTCAGCAAGGACGACCATTTCGCGTTCGAGGCCGTCGCCTGGTACTGGCATTTCGTCGACGTGGTGTGGCTGGGCCTGTTCCTGTTCGTCTACGTGCTCTGACCCGGTCACCGCGCGCACCGGGCCGCGCCCGGACGCGGGCCGCCGCAACAAAGAAAGCGACGGCATGCCGTCGCTTTTTCATCTCGCGGCCAGGGCCGCGCGCAGCGGTTCAGCCGTTGATGCCGTGAGGCGTGATCCAGCCCATCCAGATGGCGAGGACGACCAGCAGGATCAGGGCGACCGACAGCGCGATGCGCCTGGTCAGCGCGTTCACCGTACGCTTGGTGGTGCCGCGGTCGACCAGCATGTAGTACAGGCCGGCACCGAGGTTCCACAGGATCAGGATCAGGAACGCGATGATCAGCAGGGTTTTGAGGGAATCGCTCATGCTGGCCTCCAGCGGGCCGGGGTGGTCGCCGCCATTATCGCAGCCGGTGGGCGCGCCGCGGTGAGCCGTCGCGCCACATGGGCGGTGGTCGGCTGGCTGCTCGCGATCCTGGTGATCGCTGCATTCACCATGCTCGGCAGCTGGCAGCTGGGCCGCCAGCACGACAAGCAGGCGACGCTTGACGCGGTGGCGGCCACGCTGGCCGCGCGCGCGGCACGGCCGCTGTCGGTCGCGGCCGACACGGAACGCGCGCAGGGCTATGACTGGGCCAGCGGACGCGGCCATTTCGCCGAGGCGCCGGCGCTGCTGCTCGACAACCAGCAGCGCGGTGGACGCAGCGGCGTGCGCGCCTACCGCGTGTTCATTCCCCAATCCGGGACCCCGCTGCTGGTCGAACTCGGCTGGCTGCCGGTGCCCGGCGACCGCCGCATGCCGGACGTGCCGCGGCCACGGGGCGAGTTCGAGGTCGCCGGCATGCTGGCGCCGCCGCCGTCGCGCGGCATCGGTGGCACGGGTCTGGCAGCCGCGCCGGGCGATTCCGGTGCCCTGCTGGCGATCGGCCTTGTGCCATCCGAACTCGCCGCCGCCATGGGCCAGCCGCGCCTCGCGGCGCGCGTGCTGCGCCTCGATCCGGACCTCCCGCTGGGCTACGCCCGCGACCTCGACATGCTCGCCAACACGCTGCCGCCCGAACGCCATCTCGGCTACGCGGTGCAGTGGTTCGCGTTGGCCGCCGCGATGCTCGTCATCGCGCTCATCCTCAGTTTCCGCAGGACCCGCCGATGAACATGCCCGCCCCCGACCATCCGGATTTCGTGCCCACCCGCAGGCGCAACCGCACCATGCTGGTGGCGATCGTGGTGATCTTCCTCGGCAGCGTGCTTGCCGCCGGTGCACTGCGCTTTTCGGGCTGGCGCCCCGCCGGCATGAAGAACCACGGCGAACTGCTGCAGCCGCCTGGCGACCTGCGCGGCGCGGCGCCGTTCCTTGTCGACGGCGGTGAATACACCTGGAACCCGGTGGAACGCACCTGGCGCATCCTGGTCGCCCCGCCGGCGAGCTGCACCGACGCCTGCGTCACGCTGTCGCGCGACCTGGACACGGTCTGGCGCCTGTTCGGCCGCGAAGCCGACCACGTGCACGTGCTGTGGGTCGGCACGCCGCCCGACGGCGTGGAGCGCAACCGCGCATGGCGCGTGCTGCAGCCCTCGCCGCAGCTCTCGGCCGCGCTGCCCGGCGTGGACGCCGGCGGCGCGCAGGGCGTGCCGGTGTATGTTGTCGACCCCAACGGCTTCGTGATCCTGCGCTACGCGCCCGGCTTCGATGCCGGCCACCTGCGCCAGGACATGGCGCGCCTCCTCAAGCTGAAGTAATGACCGCCACGCAACCCGCGCGCACAGGCCCGCGCTCCGTCCCCCGCCATTTCCATCGCATTGCCTGGCTGGCCGTCGGGCTGGCGCTGTGCGTGATCGTGTTCGGCGCGTTCGTGCGCCTGTCCAATGCCGGGCTGAGCTGCCCGGACTGGCCGACCTGCTATGGCCGCGCCGCGTGGCCGCAGGCCGCGCACCAGGTGGCCGACCACGCGGCCTCCGCGATCCGCCCCTTCGAAACCCACAAGGCCTGGCGCGAACAGCTGCACCGCCACCTCGCCGCGGCGCTGGGCGTGCTGGTGCTGGTGCTGGCGCTGCTGGCCGCGCGCCGCCAGCCCCGGGGCATCGCCCGCATCGTGCTGGCCGCGGCGCTGGTGGCGCTGGCGATCCCGCTGTACATGCAGGGGCAGCACGTCGCGGCGTCGGCGCTGGCCATCCTCGGCGAGGCGATCCTGCTGTCCGCGGCGCTGCGCCGCATCGGCAGCGACCTCGCGCGGACGTCCGCGATCACGCTGGCGGTGATCATCTTCCAGGCACTGCTCGGCATGTGGACGGTCACCTGGCTGCTGAAACCGCTGGTGGTCATGGGCCATCTGCTGGGCGGGCTGCTGACGCTGTCCCTGCTGGTCTGGATGGCGTGGCGTGCCACCGACCGGCCGATCGTGCTGGCCGACGCGCAGGCGCTGCGGCGCGTGCTCTGGGTCGCCCTCGCGGCGCTCGGTGTGCAGGTCGCGCTCGGCGGCTGGGTGAGCGCCAACTACGCCGCGCTGTCGTGCGGTGCCGGCAGCTGGTCGGCCGACAACTTCCCGAAGTGCGTGGGCCTGTGGGTGCCGCCAACCGACTTCGCCGAGGGCTTCGTGCTCTGGCGCGGGATCGGCGTGGACTACGAGGGCGGCGTGCTCGACGGCGCGGCGCGCATCGCGATCCAGCTGGCGCACCGGATGATGGCGGTGGTCGCGGCCGCCGCGCTGCTGTGGGCGGCGGTGCGCGCACTGCGCACGCCCGGCCTGCGCGGATGGGGCAGCACCCTGGCGGCGCTGACCGTCGCCCAGGTCAGCCTGGGCATCCTCAACGTCAAGCTGGCGCTGCCGCTTTCGGTGGCGGTGATGCACAACGCCGGCGCGGTGCTGCTGCTGTTCGTGCTGGTCTCGCTGCTCGCGCGCCTGCGCGCGGTGGACTGACATGCGCGCACCCTTCGACCAGTACTGGCAGCTGACCAAGCCGCGCGTGGTCGCGCTGATCGTGTTCACCGCGCTAGTGGGCATGTTCCTCGCGGTGCCCGGCCTGCCACCCGCGCGGCAGGCGATCTTCGGCCTGCTCGGCATCTGGCTGGCGGCGGCGTCGGCGGCGGCCATCAACCACCTCATCGACCAGCGCATCGACCGGCTGATGGTGCGCACCGCGCAGCGCCCGCTGGCGACGGGCGCGCTCACCCCGGCGCAGGTGCTGGCGTTCGCGGTCGGTCTTGGCGCGCTGTCGATGGCGATCCTGATCGCGTTGGTCAATCCGCTGACCGCGGCGCTCACCTTCGCCTCGCTGATCGGCTATGCGGTGGTCTACACCGGCTTCCTCAAGCGCGCCACGCCGCAGAACATCGTGATCGGTGGCATCGCCGGCGCGGCGCCGCCGCTGCTCGGCTGGGCGGCGGTGACCGGCATGCAGAACGAGTGGGACTGGGCGCACGCGCTGCTGCCGGTGCTGATCGTGTTCGTGTGGACGCCGCCGCACTTCTGGGCGCTGGCGATCTTCCGCCGCGAGGACTACGCGCGCGCGCTGGTGCCGATGCTGCCGGTGACGCACGGCGTGCAGTACACGCGCTGGCAGATCCTGCTGTACACCGTGCTGCTGCTGGTGGTGAGCGTGCTGCCGTGGGCGGTGGGCATGAGCGGCCTGTTCTACCTCGGCGGCGCGCTGGTGCTGGGCCTGGTGTTCCTCTGGTACGCGTGGCGGCTGATGGACCCGCCGGACGACTTCTTCCCGATGCGGGTCTTCAACTACTCGGTCGTGTACCTGATGGCGCTGTTCGCGTTCCTGCTCGTCGACCACTGGCTGCTGCCCTGGCTGCAGCCGCTGCCCCTGTTCGAGCTGCAGCGGGTGGGGTAGCGATCCCGTGGCGGAGGTTCAACTCTCCGACTGCAGCGGCGTCAGCAGGCGATAGCCGGTACCGGCCTGATGGAAGGCTCCGTCGGCGATGGCGTCGTTGCCCTCCGATTCGTCCTCCCTCCAAGGCGCTGACTGACGGGGGCCGGGGATGTAGGCCACCCATTTGCCATGCGTGCCCTCCTCGGTTGCTTCCGAGTTGATGGCGAAAGTGACCGGCACACGTACTGACCAGAAGGGGGCATTGACGTCGTCCCCCGTCGTGGGCGGCGCGAAAATCCAGCGCCGAGCCGCGCTGATGGCCGCTGCCGAAAACTCCTTCCTCGCAGCCTTCATCGTCGTGGCAGGGGCGATGAATCGCAGGTTCACCTGCTCCGCAACCGCATCGGAGACGCGGCCGTCGGCGCCGATCTTCAGTATCAGATAGGCCGTCCCGGTTGCGCCCATGTGGAGCGCGGCCCGCGGATACGATGGGGGCGTCATCTTGATCGAAGAGACATGGTCGCTCCCGGGTTCGCCGCACTCGCCAAACGTGGCAGAAGCCAGCCTGACCGCGAGGCCGCCGTCTTCCATCGGGGTGCCGAGCAACCGCAGTGTCATGCGCGCCCGCGCGGGGACGGGTTTCCCGTCCACCAGGACAGGCTCGAAGCGCCAGTGGGTGATGGCTCGCTCGATGATGTTGACGGCGTAGGGAGGAATCGCATCGCCGTCATCAATGGTGTGCCTGGACACCGAACCATCGATCTCGATGTCGAGGTCGCCGGTGATGAGCATCGAGACTTCGAACCCGGCGCTCCTCTTCTGGGCGCCCTGTGCGGGCCCCGATACTGCGAACAAGGCCAGCATGGCGGCCAGAACGAAACGGAACATTCCCTGTACTCCCCTTGCACCATTGTGCGGCACGGTATCGCCGAGTCCGCGCAGGCGCAAGGGCGAGCAGCGGAACTTCAAGCAGTGCGGTCCGCGTCCTCAGGCCTTGCCTGCTGCGCCACGTGGGACAACGTTGCCGGCGTGACATCCCACTGCTCCGGCGTGTCGTACTCGAACTCCACCGTCATGCGTCCGCTGTCGCGCCACAGGCGCAGCACGCAGGCGCCCCAGGGGGCCTTGCCGGGCACGCGGGTCGCCTCGCGCAGGTCGTCGAAGGCGGGGCCGAGGGCGTCGTCGACAGGCGTCGCGGCCTGGTGTTCGCCTGCGGAGTCGTAGCGGAAGCCGCTGAGCCGGCGCGCGATCGCGCCGTCGCCGTAGCGCACGATCAGCGCGTAGCCGTGCCAGAGGCCGTCGGATACCGCCGGGTCGGCGACCAGCAGTTGGCCGATCCTGGCGATCAGTGCATTCCTGTCCAGCAGCGGCTCCACGCGCAAGTCCGTGGCCAGTCTGCCGTCAGGCACTGGCCCTGTCGATCATGCCGGGCATCTGCTTCGACGCGATGGCGTCGAATGACTGGCCTTCCGCGTTGGCGAACGCGATCAGCGTGGGGTCGTAGACCACGGCGCCGGTGGCCGGATCGATCACTTCGTAATCGACGTGCACTTCTTCCGGGCGGTGCCCGCCGTTGCGCACCAGGTCGATGTCGATCCGCACCTCCATGCCGGTGCCCAGCCAGTCGCTCCACTCCTGCTCCATCTTGGCGTAGGCGCCGCGGTTGAACAGGCCGAACTGCGGGAACATGTTCACTTCGCCGTGGCCGTTGGCGAAGCGGTAGGCGAACACGTGGCCGACGTCGTCGGGCGTGCCCTTCATGCCGTTGTCGGTGCGGAACCGGCTCTGCGCGCTGGTCTCGATGCGGTCGGAGTCACGGCCCTTGCTGGACGGCTCCCAGGTCAGCACCGCTTCGGCGCCGGTCGGCCGGCCTTCGGCATCGAGCGACCAGGTGATGTCGTTCACTTCGCCCGAGCCGGCTTCGGTGACGGTGCCGCGCACTTCGCCGGGCTCCACGTCCTCGGCCAGCACCACGGTGCTGTCGGGCACCTCGCCGGTGAGCAGCATGCGGGTGTACGCGGCACGGTCGGCGCCGGCCGGCTCCGACAGCATGGTGGTGTGGCGGGTGAAATCCTCGCGGTCGAGTGCATCGGAGCCGGGGCCGCCGTCGCGCGGCGCGTCGAACAGCTGTCCGGAGCCGGTCATCACCCGCAGCTGGCCCTTCTCCGTCATCTCCAGCGACAGCCGCAGGTCGTCGATGGAGGCGAGGCCATTGGCATCGGCCAGGGTGCGGAACGCGGGTTCAAGGGCGGTGCCGGCGTAATCGGCGCCATGCACTTCGATACGCGCGCGCGGCGGGATGGTGGCCGGGTCGAAGGGGTTGAGCGCCTGCATCGCGGCGGGCGTGGCATCGGCGTTGCGCAGGCTGGCCTCGTAGCGCAGCGGCACGTCGGTACCGGCGCCGTCGCGGCCGCGCACGGTCATGTCGCCGCAGGCGGTGTAGGTGGTGCTGTGCTGGCCGGCCTTCGCGTCGCTGATGCGCACGCTGCCGGCGTCGAGGTCGAAGCGGACGTCGCCGGGTGGTGCATCGAGCAGTGCCGGGTCCAGCGCGGCGGGCTTGCCGGCGTGTGCGCCGAAGAGGAACGCTTCCAGGCCGCGCCAGGGTGGCGGCGGGAGGGGAGCCAGAAGGTGTTGGGTCTCGAACGACATGGCGTGCTGCGCAGGCGGTGGCGTCCACCGTCGCGACGACGTTACGCGGCGCGCGCCCGCGCCACCATTGGGGAAAACCCCTGCGTTCGATGACCGTATCGAAGCAGCGCGCGGCGCGCGATCAGCCGACGTTGCGCCCTCGGGCCAGCAGCAGCTCGCGCAGCTCCGCCTTGTCCACGGCGTCCAGGCCCTCCTCGCGCTGCTTGGCCTGCAGTTCGTCGGTGCGCTGCATCAGCGTCTGGCGGTCGAGCTGGCCGATCACGTCGAGGAATTCGAGGTGCCAGCCGGCCTCTTCGCCGGGCATGGTCTGGCTGGCCAGCTTCTGCAGCGCCGCCGCTTCCTCGCGGCCTTCGAACTGCGCGAGCAGGGCGCCGGTGCCGATGTCCGGGCGCGCGCTGACAATCGCGATCAGTTCGGTCAGAAGCGGTACGCCGGGCTGGCGCAGCGCGACAAAGCGGTAGGGCGGGGTGATGTCGAGCGCGAGCGCCGGCTTCTGCAGCAGCAGCGCGATGGCGCTGCGCACCAGGCTGCGGCGCGGCGCGGTGCTGGCCGGCGCGCGGTGCGCGCGCTGGGTGGGCACGTGCACGTGCGGCGCGCTGTTGCGCGCGCCGACGCCGGTGAGTTCGGTCAGGCGCTGCTGCATGAGGTCGGCGAACGCGCCGTCGGGCAGCTGCGCCAGCATCGGCCTGGCGCGTTCGGCCAGCCGCGCCTTGCCGTCCAGCGTGGCGAGGTTGATGCCGTCCTCGGCCAGGCTGTCGAACAGGAACTGCGACAGCGGCGTGGCGTCCACCAGGCGCGCGTCGAACCCGGCCGCGCCCTCGTTGCGCACGATGGTGTCCGGATCCTCGCCCTCGGGCAGGAACAGGAAGAACGCCTGGCGGCCGTCCTTCATCCGCGGCAGGACCGATTCCATCGCGCGCGTGGCGGCACGGCGGCCGGCGGCATCGCCGTCGAAGCAGAAGTAGACGTCGGGCGCGTTGCGGAACAGCAGCTCCGCGTGGTCGGGGGTGGTGGCCGTGCCCAGCGTGGCCACCGCCTGGCTGATGCCGTGCTGGAACAGCGCCACCACGTCCATGTAGCCCTCGACCACGATCAGCCGCGCGATCTTCTGGTTGGCCTGGCGCACCTGCCACAGGCCGTAGAGCTCGCGGCCCTTGTGGAACAGCGGCGTCTCCGGCGAGTTGAGGTATTTCGGCGAGTCGTCGGCCTTCAGCACGCGGCCGCCGAACGCGATCACCCGCCCGCGGCGGTCGTGGATCGGGAACATCACCCGGTCGCGGAACTTGTCGTAGCTGTGGCCGCGCTCGTTCTTCGACAGCAGGCCGGCACGCTCGAGCAGCGACAGCCGCCGCGGGTCGCTGCCCAGCGCGTCCTTCAGCGCCGAAAAGCCGCCCGGCGCATGGCCGATGGCGAACTGCTCGCGCACCGCGGCATCCACGCCGCGGCGATCGAGGTAGGCGCTCGCCTCGGCGTTGCCGGCCAGCTCGCCGCGGAAGAAGCGCGCAGCCTCGTCGAGGATCGCGAACAGGTCGCGGGTATCGGGGTTCTCGTTGTGCTGCCGCGTTTCGCGCGGGATCTCGATGCCGGCGCGGCGCGCGAGTTCGTCCACCGCGTCGAGGAACTCGAGGCGGTCGTAGTTCATCAGGAACGAGATCGCGGTGCCGTGCGCGCCACAGCCGAAGCAGTGGTAGAACTGCTTGGTCGGCGACACCGTGAACGATGGCGAGCGTTCGTCGTGGAACGGGCAGCGCGCCGAATATTCGCGCCCCTGGCGCTTCAGCGGCACGCGCGCGGCGATCACCTCGACGATGTCCGTCCGGGCGAGCAGGTCGTCGATGAAGGCGTCGGAAAGGCGTGCCATGGCTGCCGCCATGATCGCACGCGTGCCGCTAGCCGGCCGCGCGTTCCGGCTCGCGCGTGGCCGGCTTGGCGGACGCTGCGGCCGTGGTGGACGGCGTTTCGGCAACGGGCGGCAGGCCACGCCGCGCCGCGCGCTCATCCAGGCGCCGCTGCACGTCGCCGAAGCGCCAGCGCTCGTCGATCACCGCGGTGATCATCGCGCCGACGAAGAACACCACCGCCGCGTAGTACAGCCACACCAGCAGCACCACGAGCGTGCCCATCGCGCCATAGGCACTGCCTGGCGCCGCCTCGGCGATGTACAGGCCGATGCCCCAGCGGCCGAGCACGAACAGCACCGCGGTCAGCAGGCCGCCGAGCAGCGCCTGGCGCCAGCGCACGCGCCGGTCGGGCAGGTAGTGGTACATCAGCGCGAACGCGACCGTGTAAAGGGCCAGCGCCGCCAGGTTGCCGAGCACCGGCAGCGTGGGCGAGCCGCCGAAGGCGATCTCCAGCACCGTGGTCAGCGCGGCCGACACCAGCAGCAGGAAGCCCAGCGCGATCACCACGCCGAACGAGAACACGCGCTTGCGCAGCCAGGCGCGCAGGCCGCCACGCAGCTTGTCGCCGGCGGTGTGGAAGATCGCGTTGAGCGTGCCCTGCAGCCGCGCGAACACCGCGGTGGCGCCGAACAGCAGCAACAGCGTGCTCCACGTGCCCGCCAGTGAGCCGACATCGGGCTCGGTGCGCGCGTTCTCCAGCACGGTGCTGGCGACCTCGCCGGCGCCGCTGCCCGCGATCCCCTGGATCTGCGTGAGCAGCGCGTCCTGCGCCGCGGGATACAGCGACGCCGTCAGCCACAGCAGCAGCACCAGCAGCGGCGCCAGCGACAGCAGCGCGAAGAACGTCAGCGACGCCGCATGGGTGAGGATGTCGATTTCGACGAAGCGCTGCGCGATGGCATAGGGCAGCGACTGCTGCAGGCGCTCGAAACCGGACTTGAGGCGGGACGTGATGAATCGGGGCATGGCGCCAGCATAGGCAGGCGCCGTGCACGCGATGTCGCCGTGGGCGGCGACCGCGCTGTCGCTCAGCCGGCCAGGCGGCCCTTCAGCAGCGCCGAGACCTGGCCCATGTCGGCCTTGCCGGCCAGGCGCGGCTTCAGCAGGCCCATCACCTTGCCCATGTCCGCGGGGCCCGCGGCGCCGGACTCGGAAATGGCGGCGTCGATCTCGAAGATCACCTCGGCCTCGCCCAGCTTGTCCGGCAGGTAGCGCTGGATGACTTCGATCTCGGCGCGCTCGATGGCGGCCAGGTCCTCGCGGCTGGCGGCCTCGAACTGCGACACCGAGTCCTTGCGCTGCTTGAGCATCTTCTCGAGCGTGGCGAGCACGCTGGCGTCGTCGAGCTCGACGCGGTCGTCGACCTCGCGCTGCTTGATCGCGGCGAGCATCAGGCGGATCACGCCCAGGTTGGCCTTGTCGCCGGCCTTCATGGCCGTCTTCATGTCATCGGTGAGGCGCTGCTTGAGGCTCATCGTTGGATTCTCCGGTTCGGGGAACACGTAAAGCCGGCGACGCTTGCGCGTGCCGGCTTCAGTGGTGCCGCAGTCAGTCACCGGGCGCAGGGCGCGCCGGCAGGACCGGGCTCAGTACAGGCGCTGGCGCTTGGTGACGTCGCGCGAGGTGCGACGCGACTGGCGCTTCACGGCAGCCGCGGCCTTGCGCTTGCGCTCCTGCGTCGGCTTCTCGTAGAACTCGCGCTTGCGGGTCTCGGCAAGCACGCCGGCCTTTTCGCAGGTGCGCTTGAAGCGGCGGAGGGCAAACTCGAAAGGCTCGTTTTCGCGGACTTTGACGCTGGGCATATGGGATCTCTGGGATGTCTGAACACCGGATTCCGTCCGGCGAGCCGCGTATGATAGCGGCAAGGTTCGGGTGCGCGCAAATGGCCCCGGCCAGGAGCCCGCAAGCCCATGAAAGTCCTCGGAATCGAAACCAGCTGCGACGAAACCGGCGTGGCCGTGTACGACACGGCGCGGGCGGGATCGGCCGGGCTGCTCGCCCACGCCGTCTACAGCCAGATCGCCCTGCACGCCGAGTATGGCGGGGTGGTGCCGGAACTGGCCAGCCGCGACCACGTGCGCAAGCTGCTGCCGCTGGTCCGCCAGACCCTGGCCGAGGCCGGCCTGGGCGTCGGCGACCTCGACGGCGTGGCCTATACGGCCGGCCCCGGCCTGGTGGGGGCGCTGCTGGTCGGCGCCGGGGTGGCGCGTTCGCTGGCCTGGGCGCTGGAACTGCCCGCGGTCGGCGTGCACCACATGGAGGGCCACCTGCTGGCCCCCTTGATGGAAGACGACCCGCCGAAGCCGCCATTCGTGGCCCTGCTGGTCTCCGGCGGCCACACCCAGCTGGTCGCGGTGGAGGCGATCGGGCAGTACCGCCTGCTTGGCGAAACCCTGGATGACGCCGCCGGCGAGGCCTTCGACAAGACCGCCAAGCTGATGGGGCTGCCGTATCCCGGTGGCCCACAGCTGGCGCGGCTGGCCGAGCAGGGCGCGCCCGGGCGGTTCCGCTTCTCGCGGCCGATGACCGACCGCCCCGGGTTGGACTTCAGCTTCAGCGGCCTGAAGACGCAGGTGATGCTGGCCTGGCGCAACAGCGACCAGACCGACGCCACCCGTGCCGACATCGCCCGCGGCTTCGAGGACGCGGTGGTCGACACCCTGGCCATCAAGTGCGAACGCGCGCTGGATGACGCCGGCTGCGACGTGCTGGTGGTGGCCGGCGGCGTGGGCGCCAACACGCGCCTGCGTGCGCGCCTGCAGGCCATGGCCGCCAAGCGCGGCGGCCGTGCCTGCTATCCGCGCCCGGAGCTGTGCACCGACAACGGCGCGATGATCGCCTTCGCCGGCGCGCTGCGCCTCGAGGCCGGCCAGCGCGAGCCGGCCGCGGTGCACGTCGTGCCGCGCTGGGACATGGCCGGACTGCCCGCGCTGTGAGTACCGCCATGGACAAGGTGTTCATCGAGGGCCT
It includes:
- a CDS encoding cytochrome c oxidase assembly protein, yielding MSRKTSGIAKMLLASLAAFAFTFSLVPLYRIACEKVFGIRLDNTAVDAGAYATRGADAEARVVTVEFDGGVNSKLPWSFRPNQFTMQVRVGEQYETTYYAHNNSDRTVVGSATPSVAPARASGYFAKTECFCFTAQTLHAGETRDMPVRFIIDPSLPKDVKTITLSYTFFKNDVLTAREQAAGPASAHVPRAAP
- a CDS encoding cytochrome c oxidase subunit 3; protein product: MAQAHAEQHDPTAYFVPHHSKWPLFASMALFVTMFGLATWFNEVDWGRSVFFVGIAGLAAILFKWFADVILESVSGFYNKQVDGSFRMGMVWFIFSEVMFFGAFFGALFYARMLVQPWLGGAGDGMMTNVLLWEGYTPAWPSAGPGNVGGVFQTIPAWGLPLLNTLILLSSGVTLTIAHHALKAGHRKPLMWFLGITVLLGCLFLFFQVEEYIHAYRELNLTLGSGIYGSTFFMLTGFHGAHVTLGTLMLAIIWLRCAKGHFSKDDHFAFEAVAWYWHFVDVVWLGLFLFVYVL
- a CDS encoding twin transmembrane helix small protein translates to MSDSLKTLLIIAFLILILWNLGAGLYYMLVDRGTTKRTVNALTRRIALSVALILLVVLAIWMGWITPHGING
- a CDS encoding SURF1 family protein, with protein sequence MSRRATWAVVGWLLAILVIAAFTMLGSWQLGRQHDKQATLDAVAATLAARAARPLSVAADTERAQGYDWASGRGHFAEAPALLLDNQQRGGRSGVRAYRVFIPQSGTPLLVELGWLPVPGDRRMPDVPRPRGEFEVAGMLAPPPSRGIGGTGLAAAPGDSGALLAIGLVPSELAAAMGQPRLAARVLRLDPDLPLGYARDLDMLANTLPPERHLGYAVQWFALAAAMLVIALILSFRRTRR
- a CDS encoding COX15/CtaA family protein; translation: MTATQPARTGPRSVPRHFHRIAWLAVGLALCVIVFGAFVRLSNAGLSCPDWPTCYGRAAWPQAAHQVADHAASAIRPFETHKAWREQLHRHLAAALGVLVLVLALLAARRQPRGIARIVLAAALVALAIPLYMQGQHVAASALAILGEAILLSAALRRIGSDLARTSAITLAVIIFQALLGMWTVTWLLKPLVVMGHLLGGLLTLSLLVWMAWRATDRPIVLADAQALRRVLWVALAALGVQVALGGWVSANYAALSCGAGSWSADNFPKCVGLWVPPTDFAEGFVLWRGIGVDYEGGVLDGAARIAIQLAHRMMAVVAAAALLWAAVRALRTPGLRGWGSTLAALTVAQVSLGILNVKLALPLSVAVMHNAGAVLLLFVLVSLLARLRAVD
- the cyoE gene encoding heme o synthase — its product is MRAPFDQYWQLTKPRVVALIVFTALVGMFLAVPGLPPARQAIFGLLGIWLAAASAAAINHLIDQRIDRLMVRTAQRPLATGALTPAQVLAFAVGLGALSMAILIALVNPLTAALTFASLIGYAVVYTGFLKRATPQNIVIGGIAGAAPPLLGWAAVTGMQNEWDWAHALLPVLIVFVWTPPHFWALAIFRREDYARALVPMLPVTHGVQYTRWQILLYTVLLLVVSVLPWAVGMSGLFYLGGALVLGLVFLWYAWRLMDPPDDFFPMRVFNYSVVYLMALFAFLLVDHWLLPWLQPLPLFELQRVG
- a CDS encoding protein tonB — translated: MFRFVLAAMLALFAVSGPAQGAQKRSAGFEVSMLITGDLDIEIDGSVSRHTIDDGDAIPPYAVNIIERAITHWRFEPVLVDGKPVPARARMTLRLLGTPMEDGGLAVRLASATFGECGEPGSDHVSSIKMTPPSYPRAALHMGATGTAYLILKIGADGRVSDAVAEQVNLRFIAPATTMKAARKEFSAAAISAARRWIFAPPTTGDDVNAPFWSVRVPVTFAINSEATEEGTHGKWVAYIPGPRQSAPWREDESEGNDAIADGAFHQAGTGYRLLTPLQSES
- a CDS encoding DNA/RNA non-specific endonuclease: MSFETQHLLAPLPPPPWRGLEAFLFGAHAGKPAALDPALLDAPPGDVRFDLDAGSVRISDAKAGQHSTTYTACGDMTVRGRDGAGTDVPLRYEASLRNADATPAAMQALNPFDPATIPPRARIEVHGADYAGTALEPAFRTLADANGLASIDDLRLSLEMTEKGQLRVMTGSGQLFDAPRDGGPGSDALDREDFTRHTTMLSEPAGADRAAYTRMLLTGEVPDSTVVLAEDVEPGEVRGTVTEAGSGEVNDITWSLDAEGRPTGAEAVLTWEPSSKGRDSDRIETSAQSRFRTDNGMKGTPDDVGHVFAYRFANGHGEVNMFPQFGLFNRGAYAKMEQEWSDWLGTGMEVRIDIDLVRNGGHRPEEVHVDYEVIDPATGAVVYDPTLIAFANAEGQSFDAIASKQMPGMIDRASA